One region of Hymenobacter sediminicola genomic DNA includes:
- a CDS encoding DUF6089 family protein: MKQIFTYTLALVLALSLVASEASAQQFSKRKQYNSVGVTLSAMNYFGDVTPKPSIPSLRFGATRPSLGVTFTHRFTPRISARAGLSYGRITGDDSKAADPNDPDGKYRYNRNMSFRNDIAELAVVGIFDLIPNRNTYVKRPDLVPYVFGGVAGYIGNPKGLYNGTYVALQPLKTEGVAYDKGGIAIPFGGGVRYKVNKSFDVGLEIGFRKTFNDYLDDVSTVYVAQSSLGSEAARYFGGGNVLSSTGEFTNFNAPGSQRGKSDEDDWYVTTGITVNYILAPRVKSPKFR, encoded by the coding sequence ATGAAGCAAATCTTCACCTACACCCTAGCGCTGGTACTGGCCCTGTCGCTGGTAGCCTCCGAGGCGAGTGCACAGCAGTTTAGTAAGCGAAAGCAATACAACTCTGTGGGCGTGACCCTGAGTGCCATGAACTACTTTGGCGACGTTACGCCTAAGCCGAGCATTCCTAGCCTGCGTTTTGGCGCTACACGTCCTAGCTTGGGCGTAACCTTCACCCACCGGTTTACTCCACGTATCTCGGCTCGTGCTGGTCTGTCGTATGGCCGTATCACCGGTGATGACTCGAAAGCAGCTGATCCGAATGATCCAGATGGCAAATACCGCTACAACCGTAACATGAGCTTCCGCAATGATATTGCAGAACTCGCCGTTGTAGGTATCTTCGACCTGATTCCGAACCGCAACACGTATGTGAAGCGTCCTGATCTGGTTCCTTATGTATTCGGCGGTGTTGCCGGTTACATTGGCAATCCTAAAGGCCTGTACAATGGTACCTATGTGGCATTGCAGCCTCTGAAAACGGAAGGTGTTGCCTATGACAAAGGCGGTATTGCTATTCCTTTCGGTGGTGGTGTACGCTACAAAGTAAACAAGAGCTTCGATGTTGGTTTGGAGATTGGTTTCCGCAAGACCTTCAACGATTACCTTGATGATGTGAGCACTGTATATGTAGCCCAGTCATCGTTGGGTTCGGAGGCTGCTAGATATTTCGGTGGTGGCAACGTACTCAGCTCTACCGGCGAATTCACTAATTTCAACGCTCCCGGCAGCCAGCGTGGCAAGAGCGACGAGGATGACTGGTATGTAACTACCGGCATCACCGTAAACTACATCCTTGCTCCGCGCGTTAAGAGCCCAAAATTCCGCTAG
- a CDS encoding NAD kinase produces MKIAILGKPLDDESLPFMQDLLNDLTRRGTEVIIAAAFFEHLSTRLTLPESIRTFQRGDSLRGVQFVLSIGGDGTLLDTVTYVGSYEIPILGIHTGRLGFLATITPDRIAQAMDALFKGHFVLEERSLIRVDTDPEVFDGINFGLNEFSILKRDTSSMIVVHTYIDGEYLNSYWADGLVVATPTGSTGYSLSCGGPVMLPQTNNFIIAPVCPHNLNVRPLIVSDRSVISFEIEGRSNQFLLSLDSRSVAVDAGIQIAVRRENFTVRLVKLNHVNFLSTLRSKLNWGLDRRNPAGTPV; encoded by the coding sequence ATGAAAATAGCCATTCTTGGAAAGCCCCTCGATGATGAAAGCCTGCCATTCATGCAGGATCTGCTCAATGACCTGACTCGCCGCGGTACAGAAGTCATTATTGCGGCAGCATTCTTCGAGCACCTGAGCACCCGTCTCACGCTACCCGAAAGCATCCGCACCTTCCAGCGTGGCGACTCGTTGCGCGGAGTACAGTTCGTGCTCAGTATCGGCGGCGATGGCACGCTGTTGGATACCGTAACCTATGTTGGGAGCTACGAAATCCCGATTCTGGGTATTCATACTGGTCGGCTCGGCTTTCTGGCCACCATCACCCCCGACCGAATTGCACAAGCCATGGATGCTCTCTTCAAAGGGCATTTCGTGCTGGAAGAACGCAGCTTGATCCGGGTTGATACTGATCCAGAAGTATTCGACGGCATCAATTTTGGCCTCAATGAGTTCAGTATTCTGAAGCGAGACACGTCATCTATGATTGTCGTGCACACGTACATCGACGGCGAATACCTGAATTCTTACTGGGCCGATGGTCTGGTTGTGGCCACGCCAACCGGCTCCACTGGTTATTCCCTCAGCTGTGGCGGCCCAGTAATGTTGCCCCAGACAAACAATTTTATTATTGCTCCCGTATGTCCGCACAACCTCAATGTGCGCCCTCTCATCGTGTCGGACCGCAGCGTGATTTCCTTCGAAATTGAAGGCCGGAGCAACCAATTCCTGCTTTCTCTCGATTCACGCTCAGTCGCCGTTGATGCGGGTATTCAGATTGCGGTTCGTCGTGAAAACTTCACAGTTCGTCTCGTAAAACTCAATCATGTTAACTTCCTGAGTACCTTGCGCAGTAAACTGAATTGGGGTCTTGACCGTAGAAACCCGGCTGGCACTCCTGTGTAG
- a CDS encoding POTRA domain-containing protein — MLFVGNEVTKEQILRAELDFREGDTLQARQLAKQLEANRRRLFNLQLFHQVLVQLACRNGELTVLFSMQERWYTFPVPIFSLAERNFRAWANRSDRWSRVDYGLHLTRNNFRGRNEQLRGNLQLGFNRKYELFYEAPGYGRRRRIGLGVGGSYYRARALDYATVRDQLTTFRPVEGSPIKRQYLTAGLRWRRTVQLLAALDVSYHQEQISDSINLLNPDYYLGRTSREYFDFGLSAVLNQRNTFAYPLTGRYAQFRLIYRHFLASAAPAQLLVQGRYARYVALGGPFYYSGAVQGQLRFSRQLSYADNRALGYDALVRGYDAYVIDGRHYALLQQGLSYRIFDAGRVRLKEVANPKINTIPLVLYLNTFADAGYVRGAAGGSANQLPDRLLASAGIGLHLVTYYDRVFSLEYTRNLRGQGGFFLRSEFPI, encoded by the coding sequence GTGCTATTTGTTGGTAATGAGGTGACGAAAGAGCAGATCCTACGCGCTGAGTTAGACTTTCGGGAAGGTGATACGCTACAGGCCCGACAACTCGCAAAGCAGCTAGAAGCCAACCGCCGCCGACTGTTCAATCTGCAGTTATTTCATCAGGTGCTAGTGCAACTGGCCTGCCGCAACGGCGAGCTGACCGTCCTGTTCAGCATGCAGGAGCGCTGGTATACGTTTCCAGTACCCATCTTCTCCTTGGCCGAGCGAAACTTCCGGGCCTGGGCTAACCGCTCCGACCGCTGGAGCCGCGTGGATTATGGGCTGCATCTGACCCGCAATAACTTTCGGGGCCGCAACGAGCAACTGCGCGGCAACCTGCAGCTGGGCTTCAACCGCAAATACGAACTGTTTTATGAAGCTCCCGGCTATGGGCGTCGTCGGCGAATCGGCCTTGGGGTCGGGGGCTCCTACTATCGAGCCCGCGCCCTCGACTATGCCACCGTACGGGACCAGCTAACCACATTCCGGCCCGTTGAAGGCAGCCCCATCAAACGACAGTACCTGACTGCCGGGCTGCGCTGGCGCCGCACAGTACAGTTACTAGCTGCGCTGGATGTCAGCTACCACCAAGAGCAGATTTCCGATTCCATCAACCTGCTCAACCCTGATTATTACCTGGGCCGTACTAGCCGGGAGTATTTCGATTTTGGGCTGAGTGCAGTACTCAATCAGCGCAATACGTTTGCCTACCCGCTCACTGGCCGTTATGCGCAGTTCAGGCTTATTTACCGCCATTTTCTTGCGTCGGCAGCTCCGGCTCAGCTATTGGTGCAGGGGCGCTATGCCCGGTATGTAGCATTGGGCGGCCCTTTTTACTACAGTGGAGCAGTGCAAGGGCAGTTGCGCTTCAGTCGCCAGTTGAGCTATGCCGACAATCGGGCGCTGGGCTATGACGCGCTGGTCCGGGGCTACGATGCTTACGTAATAGATGGCCGGCATTACGCACTGCTGCAGCAGGGGCTGAGTTATCGGATTTTTGATGCCGGTCGGGTAAGACTGAAAGAAGTTGCCAATCCGAAAATCAATACCATCCCGCTGGTGCTGTATTTAAATACCTTTGCCGACGCTGGTTACGTTCGGGGCGCCGCCGGTGGGTCTGCTAATCAGCTACCTGACCGTTTGCTGGCATCTGCTGGTATAGGGCTGCACTTGGTTACGTACTACGACCGGGTGTTTTCCCTTGAGTATACCCGTAACCTGCGTGGGCAAGGTGGTTTCTTTCTGCGCTCCGAGTTTCCTATCTGA
- a CDS encoding CBS domain-containing protein — MHSMIAEDLLNQMIPPLKVSDTVGKAAKWLEEFHVGQLPVLDNRQYRGLVTEADLLDFEQADNSGQLLEGLALGYASVHVQHDQHFYSIMEMAIQNKVQLVPVLNEDHEYMGVVTVSDTLAAFGQPPIAAGQGAVLVLSMEERDYSLATISRYVEENNAKILSAHVAQDEHDPYRIRLTLKVNTPSLTRIAATLERFGYAITAQFNGVGELGEDEQERYNALLKYLSL, encoded by the coding sequence ATGCACTCGATGATTGCCGAAGACTTGCTCAACCAGATGATTCCGCCCCTGAAGGTGTCGGATACCGTCGGGAAAGCAGCCAAGTGGCTGGAGGAATTTCATGTGGGCCAGCTACCGGTGCTCGATAACCGGCAGTACCGGGGCCTAGTGACGGAAGCCGACCTGCTTGATTTTGAGCAGGCAGATAACAGCGGCCAACTGCTAGAGGGGCTTGCGTTGGGCTACGCCAGTGTGCATGTACAGCACGACCAGCATTTCTACAGCATCATGGAAATGGCCATCCAGAATAAAGTGCAGCTTGTGCCGGTTCTGAATGAAGACCATGAATACATGGGCGTTGTAACGGTAAGTGATACACTGGCCGCCTTTGGCCAGCCCCCCATTGCTGCTGGGCAGGGAGCTGTGCTGGTGCTTTCCATGGAAGAACGTGACTACTCCCTGGCGACTATCAGCCGCTATGTGGAAGAAAACAACGCCAAAATACTGAGTGCTCATGTGGCGCAGGATGAGCACGACCCATATCGGATCCGGCTTACGCTAAAGGTCAATACGCCCAGCCTAACACGTATTGCTGCTACGTTGGAGCGTTTTGGCTATGCCATTACGGCACAGTTTAATGGGGTTGGGGAGCTGGGTGAAGATGAGCAGGAGCGGTACAATGCGCTGCTGAAATACCTGAGTCTGTAG
- a CDS encoding alpha/beta fold hydrolase, whose protein sequence is MELQIKEHNEFQYVEEGTGPVLLLLHGLFGALSNWQEVVAEFRPSYRVIIPLLPIYDMPLTQAGVPGLVKYVEGFVRAVGLTEPCTVLGNSLGGHVGLEYTLRNPKQVARLVLTGSSGLFEDSMGGSFPKRGNYAYVQERVAYTFYDPTVATQELVDEVFSITNSNAKCLRIISIARSAQRHNLGKELSEIKVPTLLVWGLNDTITPPLVAHEFNRLIRHSELRFLDHCGHAPMMERPHEFNQLLRQFLLRTEGVLQT, encoded by the coding sequence ATGGAATTGCAGATTAAAGAACATAACGAGTTTCAGTATGTAGAGGAGGGCACTGGTCCGGTGCTGCTGCTGCTGCATGGCCTGTTTGGGGCGCTCAGCAACTGGCAGGAAGTGGTGGCCGAGTTCCGCCCGTCGTATCGGGTTATTATTCCGCTGCTGCCCATCTACGATATGCCACTCACGCAGGCCGGCGTACCGGGCCTAGTGAAATATGTGGAGGGATTTGTGCGGGCCGTCGGCCTGACGGAGCCCTGCACGGTCCTGGGAAACTCGCTGGGCGGGCATGTAGGCTTGGAGTACACGCTACGCAACCCCAAACAGGTAGCGCGGCTGGTACTCACCGGCAGCAGTGGCCTGTTCGAGGACAGCATGGGTGGCTCTTTTCCTAAACGTGGCAACTATGCCTATGTGCAGGAGCGGGTAGCATACACCTTCTACGACCCGACTGTGGCCACTCAGGAACTGGTGGATGAGGTATTCAGCATCACGAATTCCAATGCCAAGTGCCTGCGTATCATCAGTATTGCCCGCTCGGCACAGCGCCACAACCTCGGTAAGGAGCTAAGCGAGATAAAAGTGCCGACTCTGCTGGTATGGGGCCTGAACGATACTATCACCCCGCCCCTCGTTGCTCATGAGTTCAACCGTCTCATCCGGCACTCTGAACTGCGTTTCCTCGACCATTGCGGCCATGCTCCCATGATGGAGCGTCCGCATGAGTTCAACCAACTGTTACGGCAGTTTTTGCTGCGTACGGAAGGAGTATTGCAGACCTGA
- a CDS encoding anthranilate synthase component II: MRLLLLDNFDSFTYNLLDYFRQLGCEVDVVRNDTPAAALQERQFDALVLSPGPGTPALAGNMMDVLAAWHQRVPVLGVCLGHQALGEFFGATLVRAARPMHGKVTELDVATDEPLFRGLPAKLSVTRYHSLIVKDLPPTLRALAHTADTNREIMALRHTTLPLTGVQFHPEALLTTHGLAMLRNWVRYCIIVDEGQSASILPAAL; encoded by the coding sequence AACTTCGATTCATTTACCTACAACCTGCTGGACTACTTCCGGCAGTTGGGGTGCGAGGTAGATGTAGTGCGCAACGACACGCCAGCCGCCGCGTTGCAGGAGCGGCAGTTTGATGCGCTGGTACTGTCGCCAGGGCCCGGTACGCCCGCTTTGGCTGGCAATATGATGGATGTATTGGCAGCCTGGCACCAGCGGGTTCCAGTGCTCGGCGTTTGCCTGGGGCATCAAGCTTTGGGAGAATTTTTTGGCGCCACGTTGGTCCGTGCTGCTCGGCCTATGCACGGTAAAGTAACAGAGCTGGATGTCGCCACGGACGAGCCGCTGTTTCGGGGGCTGCCCGCAAAACTGTCCGTCACGCGCTACCACTCACTGATAGTGAAGGACCTACCGCCCACGCTGCGCGCCTTGGCCCACACCGCCGATACAAACCGCGAAATAATGGCGCTGCGCCACACCACACTACCCCTGACAGGCGTTCAGTTTCACCCCGAAGCGCTGCTCACCACGCATGGCTTGGCTATGCTGCGCAATTGGGTTCGGTATTGTATCATTGTAGATGAGGGCCAGTCGGCCTCTATCCTTCCGGCTGCCCTTTGA